The Xiphophorus couchianus chromosome 22, X_couchianus-1.0, whole genome shotgun sequence genome includes the window TGGATTTGGACTCTAGCTGACACCAGGAATGCTAACATTCAGGTTGACATTCCTCCAGGTGAGTCATTCAGTTAAGTGCAGAACAAGCTACACAACTTATTACTGTTAAAAGATATTTTCAAGAATTCGAATGAGAAGCCTCAATGTTCTCAAACAATAGTAGTTTAGGAACAGTCCTGTCTGGTATTATTTGATGTCACTGTGGTGGAAAATTACTACAAGTTAACATCTGCTGATCATGTTATATGAAATgcttgtgaactctcaccaaaataACTATTTGGGTTATATGTACtaggttggaagttgttttctacagctgcatcagaaccagactgtctctccccttgttttgaatttcttatccttggtataaaactcaagtgttgtctctgcctggcagagcttttcatccagacctagtatttttcacaacatcattttttaaagttagtaGCAAACAATCTGCATATGTTCAGGTATAAAACAACACTGCGTTTATTTGGTACATGTGGGTACGTTATACCACGATTTCCATGCTTACTTCATATCCACTgctttgtttgttgttgcaaactaatcacacattttgttcattttcagaaacacaaagttccacaaaaacaaagataaattcaCTGCTTAAAATCAAAGACGAAGAACAGgacaattttaacaacaaacatGTGCCTAAAGAGAGTGGACACTGTTTGCCACGGCAGCATAAGCAACTATATGTCTGACTTATTTGTGTCACATACCAAACCGTCTGGCAGACACTGCATGGGCGCCCACCGTGGGTCAAGGGAGTTTCCtgtctccagcagcagctcctgacTCTCAGGAGAGATGTGTGCCTGAGTCTGAGCCTCCAGACGACGCTGCAGGCAGAGAAAACTCTCCTCAACACCCAAAACCATCGAGTGCAGCTGGGCTGACGTCATGTCCAAGACGTGCATAACCTGAAACAACACAGGCAGAATGTTAATAGTTAGAGATTTGCTTGGCTGTAGTTTGGATAAAAGCTTTCAGGCAAAAATACTATTAATGTTTTCAACCTTCATGTTGAGAATTTTGTCCAGTAAGGTGAAACATCgtggcttgtttgtttttggatccAGACCTCCGCCACGGAAAGCAGGATCCCAGAGTAGGAGCATCTGAAGGAGACACTCAATTGGCTCCAGTAGCGGCCTGGTAACACAGgcaaaacatacacacactcatatTTGGGACACTAGTTTCTCACAATGAGGTAATCTACACTGGTAGATCagaaaaaattgtatttctgtctTTACTTGCTGAGGTTGTTGGGATATGACAGATGTGCTGAGAACCGAATTTCTCCATTCATGTCCTCTACCGCCATAATGTCTTTAAGACCTTTGTTCTTGACTTTGTTTATcctacaaaacaaagaaaatatgcaaatcaaAAAAAGATCCTAAATCcctcaaaatgttcaaaaggaACCTTTCTAAGACTCATATGCCGTGCAAGCTCCCGTATCTTCAATCACTTTATCCTCTTTCTGAAAGCTTCAATTTGTTACAAGCTCTAAAAGTCGGCTCAGCTCCCAGACGGCTTGGTCACCATTACTAAACTTTTAGCAAGCCTATTTGACAAGCTCATGTACGCATCAAAAATAAAGCTCaacatgtattttctttaaatgactgCAGAACATTCCAGCAAGTGGATCAAGGAACTGGAAGAAACCAACTCTGGGCTCGGGGCCAAATGTGGACAAGCGGCCACATCCGCTACTTCAATTCTTTTGGTTATCTTCTGGCAGGGTGTGCCACAATCCTGAGACGGAAGACTGCAGTCCTGTCTGGCCATATTTTATGGTTTTCATGCATCATGTCTCACCTCTTActagaaatgatttatttatctgttcAGAGTAAGAGAAGtacatttaatattatttgGGTTTCTTAGTTAATCAACTCTTGAGTACTGCGATGTTCCTGCTGAATTATTTCATTCATGTCAAGAAAGACGTTTGGAAATTTTCTACCCTCTTATTTGCATGTTATTTGATGCCACAAACCGTTTGGTTctccaataaaaacatcattgtGAAACGTGCATTTGGTTGGAGACAGTGTCACTGGTTGACACTGGAGACAGCATGAGGAAACACCTGGACCATAAACAGGTTGTACAGGTAGTTTAACTTTGTTACAGATGACAAGTGTCACTGCCTGAAGTTTTGTCGTGTTTCTCAGCAGAGTCTAAACAGCTTGGAGAAtattccactcaactttccaatCATTTATGAACAGCCAGCTTTGACAGCGATGACGTTTGGTTGGTTACACAGGATAATTCGGCGGAcatcattacatttttatcaaaattgaTGAGTTGCTGGAAATGAACAATTCTACCTAACCTGGAATATTCTGAAGATCCTGAGTAAATAACGATTATGTATTATTGACTTACCACTGTACTGGCTGCATGTTGTGCAGGAAGGGTCTAAAACCGCAAATGCATTCAAAAATAACCGTCCCAAAGCTCCAGTAATCCACCGTCACAGTATATGGCTTACTCTCAAACAACTCTGGAGCctgccacacaaacacaaaaggtTAAGCTTAAAATTTTGGACTATTATCTGAGTAGACATCAGTCACTAATGCAACACTTACTTACCAGGTACTGAAGAGTCCCTACAAAGGATGTACAAAGACTTCCTTGATCCAGATCTTTTGCATATCCCAGGTCTATGATTTTATGGAcaagctgcagagcagaaaccCACATTTACAAAGTTAAACACTGAACAAAGGAGTAACATTACACTACAATAGCAAAATGCATGTAAGACAATAGAAATTGCAGACCTTTCCACCAATCTCTTGCAGAACGATGTTCTCTGGTTTTAGGTCTCTGTGAATAATCTTATTTTCATGGAGATACTGGATACCAGAGcctgttttcacaaaataaagtcAGTTTACATATATTATCAATATGTAATTAAAGTGagcttttaatcaaactgaaGGCAGATGACAACTTTACCAATGTCACTGAGAAGTGACAGGACTTCACTCTCCTTCAGTCCACAACAGTTTTCTGGTTTATTCAgcacctaaataaaatcatttgatCTGTTAAGCTCCaaagtttaaaaacacttatttaaGTTCTTTATAAAACAATCCTTTGGTACCTTGCGTAGATCTCCTTTGGCACAGTACTCCATGGCAAGCAGAGGTAGGTCATTGAGAGCGATGGAGGTCACATCTTCTGGAACTTCTCTGGCCTGAACAATATTCACATGGTTCAgcctgtaaaacaaaaattgcaacaaaaatgttgtttgtttgtttgttttaagtttgaGATGTGGGGTGTAAATTATTAACAGACTATATGATCAACGCAATCATACAATAAAACCCTTACTTCCTCATGATTTGAATCTCCCTGCTCCAGCGTTCTTTATTCTTCACATTTAGGTCCAGGCGGCAAAGTTTCACAGCAATCTTCTCTCCCGTCTCCTGCTCCCAGAATAGATGAGGAGTAAAATTTGAGAAGGATCAGCCCGGACTTTCTTCTCTTCGGGACAACAGATGGATTGTTTAAAACTTACATTGTGTTGGTACAGGTAGACATGCCCAAAGCCTCCCGTCCCAAGTCTTTCTTTATTTGTCCAATTGATGCAAGTCGGACTCTTTTTCAGGGCAGGACGCTCCATGGTGTGCAAATAATTCAACTCTAAACATTAAAAACCAGATAAGGTATTGCAAGTCCTGACAGTGTGGGACTATAGTGTGAAGCTGATTCTGTGTTTAAGTAAGTTAAATCATCCATAACTCTATACACTCCCAAATGTTCATGGAGATCAGGTGATCAGATTTGTTGTAGCTGCGCCTAAACATTGTAACAACCTGCCTCTTCACATTATGATGTCTAAAACTAacgtatatatttttttatttcttggtaTTCAAGCCTAACTGAGTTATTTATATTCTCAGTCTGCAATGTGTTTACATGTAttctcctttttattatttttaattctataAAATGGCAATATGTTGAAGTCAAccactgttgtttttataaacttcTTCTTACTTTGGCTATTTTATGGTGTAATTCCTATAGAAGCTGGCTGTCAATAAATGGCTGTGTCCAAGCATATGGATGGAAAGTTGAATGGAGGGAAAAAGTGCACAAGCAATAGGGATATTAGCAGCTGTACGAGCATTGAGAAGCAAAACCCATTCAGATGTTTATggatgctgatttcattttccagcagaactTGGCAAAGCTGGCGTAAGTGCCAATACCTGCTTTAATGATCATGGTATCTCTATGCTCTATAGGGAAGCAAATTTGCACTATCAAAATCCTATAGAAAATGTATGCAATACTGTGATGAAGAACGTCAGACCCAACAATGCAGATATGGTGGAAGCTGCCTTTAAAAATAACCTGTTCAGGTGTGTCTTCTTCATGCCACACCCCATTGATGAAGTGTTTTATGCAAAAGGAACAGCAACCACATATGGTATTTACTGTATGTGGACATATGTTGCAAAAGGCCagcatttcagtttaaaaaatgttggggttttttttgtggaaaatattcaaattttctgagaaacagctgtaagccataataaTTTAAACCGACAGTCTGTGTGTAAATAAACTAAGAAATGTGAGTTTCCTTATCCTGTCAAactattgaaataaattcacttttcaatgacatttaatttgttgtgaTTTATTGAGTTATGAAACAAATTTATGGCTTCACTCGTATAATCTTAAAGAGGTTGTCTGACAGTATATATtacttgtcaaaaaaaaaaaacatttgcacaagGACTGCTACTCCAtatttcacatgtaaataaCAACATTATAAAGATTTTACGTCCACAAAAGGATGCCACCTCAGACTTAGTGTTACTGGGGCTAAAAAGCTATTTTGGTCAGCTGTTATTGTAGCACTCAATATCAGTATCGCTAAAgtttaaaaaccttaaaacgCCTTCATCATATTAAACAATAGACATTTTAAAGGTAACCATGGCGCTACACACCTTTTAAACTCACCTTTCCTTTGAGTGCAGAGTCGCCAGTCGCcaaaaaacagtttgttgtttctgtcagaaCATCGTCTCTTCAGTTAGCCAACCATGTTGTTCACGGGTTCTGTTCATTTTAGTGTCTGTGTAAGAAGACGGTGCCCCGGCCAAATGATGACTTCACCAGATTACCAtgattttaaaaggtttacctatatagtttgttgttgtttttggggaGAATTTACAGAGTGAGACTCCAGCGTCAGCGATAAAGTGAAAGTAAGGAGTGGAGCTCTGCGCATGCGTGTTTCGTGTTTCTGAAAAACGTGACATTTTCGGTGGTGCTCCATTTGACAcgcgtgtttttgttttaactgttgAGATTTCTTATTCTCTTTTGTCTCACATTCAATTAAGAACCGCATAACAAAGAGTACGTAAACTCCATAAGCAGTTCCATAAAGAGTTTATGGAATAATTTATGTTCCACAAAAGTTCAAAAGTAGTAACAGAAAGTTACtacttttgaacaaactttttgTTACTACAAAAGTTAGGAAATTCCCTAGCAATTACAAAGACGAAGAAGTCTGGCACCGCCACTAGGTGACGCCAAATTACACGTTTTGGGTCATTACAAACCCCAATGCTCTACTTTTTATTCACTTAAAGGTAAAAAGTGGCCATCCGAGAAATTAATCAGGTAACAgtgcaaaagtatttggtaaaatggCAATTACTTGAGTACTGACTATTAACATCTACTtagatattaaaattttattttaatatttcatataaaaattgTGATCAGAAAGACAGAACTGTAAAATTATGTAAAGATTTAGgaattttaaagacataaaaaaaatacaaatcacaTGATTTCGGAATAAATTTAggtaaaaatacaattttattttattaacttatcAAACAAATACTTATTAGAATAGATTAAAGTACTTTCAGTGACAATATATAGTCTTTAATGTGTGTCCACTTGACTTTAAAATGGGTTAATAGAGAATGGCATTGCAACATAGAAGCTTGTGTAAAGAAATAGTTtcactttaacataaactgtAGGTGAACTTGTTTGTCTGGTGCATTTTTGGCTATTTATTCAGTAAAGTAGCCAGACATTTAACTCAAACTACAAGTGTTGATACTTTATAACATTATTACTCAATCAAAAGTCTAAATCATGGTGCAGTGGTGGCAAGGGGATAgtgcgacccacgtttggaggccttgagtcctcgacatAGCCGTCGTGGGCTCTATTCCCAGACCCGgtgatatttgccgcatgtcttcccccctgtccttcccctttcctgtcagccttcTTTTATCTAAAGggacaaaagaccccctggaggggttaaaaaaattatggtgcagtaaaactactcaatttttctttttcctaaaaagttactcaagtaaatgtaacagtAAATTTAGCTATAGTCTGCTGGTGGTTCATTAACTTCTGGTGGTAGTCATGAGAAATCTTGGTCTAAGTGATTTAATAAATACCTACAGTAGAAAAGATTAATGTTGTTAggataatatttaaaaagttgccTGTGAAAATGGATAAAGGTTTtacccaaaataataaaatcattccAAGTTTTTGACATATTGCCATGAAATGATGATGAATGTCCCAGCTTGATCTGACTTAACTTGAGTGAGAAAAAGAGGTGCTTATTTTCGGTATATGTAAAAATCCAGTTTCAACTGGACAGGCAACTAAAACATCAACTAACAGAGTATAAggtggattttaaaaatatatgattcTGATCTAAtggtaaatttaaaaacagttttgtcagacattaaaaataagCCCCAGCTATGTCACTGATAGGAAAATTCTCAAGAAAACAAACcccaatagaaaataaaaagtggcTTTGGTGGGTAGCGCAATAACCAATCCAGAAACTGAAGACAAAACGGAAGCTGTTCATTTACTGACAATAACATATATACAATCACCTTTACTTCATTAGAAATTTGTCAAAAGGCAACTGCGGGTGAGAAAGATTAAGAAGTGTTAAGGATGAATCAGACATAAGTGCTTTTAGCCACATGCATTCATGGCTGCAAGTACTCaggtaaatgttttattgaacagTGTGGATTTTAGTCTAATTCGAAGCAGCCAGAGCatcaagaaggaaaaaaggtTCAGTTTGTGAGTGTTTGTAGCATCAGCCTGGCAGCACCTCAAACAAATCGTTATTTGTTTGAGGTGCTGCCAGGCGGGTCTTCACAGATAAATAAGTGCCGTATTTTCTGCACtttaaggcgcacctaaaaaccttcaattttctcaaaagccaagAGTgtgccttataatccggtgcgccttatatatggtccaatattgagccacaacaggtctcgcaactacggaaagcagccgccgacttcattttcccccgtagaagaagaagcgcgcggtgcacgctgggttttgtgtaaagaccccaaaatggctcctattaagagacacacttacgacgcagagtttaagctcaaggcgatcagtcacgcagtagaacacgggaatagagcagcagagagagaatttaacatgaacaaatcaatggtgcggaagtgggtatatattgtgattgcactaatgTTTgctttaccgtaacagtatcagactgttttttacgtgtttattgaatcgaggaaacgttcccctccactatatgttataccttgctgttgttaaaagataaactgtgtcacgaaaataacacgtcacttactttacctcggggaaaataataaaacagctgtttattcattttgggaatgaacggagttttcagaacgctggtttgtaattattaataaagtttgactgacctatctgactattttgttgacattccctttagcgcagttccatctaatggatgcataatgtaaccccagcctctactgtagcgtctattctatgcgccttataatgcggtgtgccttgtatatgaaaaaagtttttaaaataggccattcattgaaggtgcgccttataatgtggtgcgccttatagtgcggaaaatacggtactttaTACATGTGTTATTATTAAATGgcaaaaagaacattaaaaatagaagaaaatgtatgaaactAACTTGATACTAACTTGGTcattaaaaccaagaaaaaaataaactacagtaACGAACACACCTGAATATGTATGGACTTTggattaaatgaaatgaaactttaCTTTCCAAAAGTCCATAATGCTGTGTTAATGCTGTGAAATTAACATAAAAAGGAGCAGAAGTTAATGGTAATTGTACTTTCACTGCTAAACTTAAAAAACGTAATTTTTGCTGTGTTAGCCAGACTTCAAGTTTATGTGCAATAGATGTGTTAAATTTACAGCTGATTCAGTTTTTCAGAGGAACTTCAAATTTCACAATGATAAACTTAACAATAAGCTCATCGCACTTTTCAAGAATATGCCGTCACTCACAAAATGTGATGACTTGCCTCGAATTCTGTTCTACCAGCTGGTGCAACAAAGTCCAGCTGCTTTCTTTGTcatgatgaaaacaaatgttatgCAAATCATCTGTGATGTTGATGCaattaatatttactttaaaaaagtgaTCTGAGGTTTTGGGCTCCATTTCAATTTTGAATATGATGATATTGTGCAATTGTTTCCAAACTTAGCCAATTAACCtcaggtttaattattttatggccacaaatattacaaataataaGTCAGTGcagtttatttatgtgtaatatctttaactaaaaaaaatactacaaaataattcatatttaatatgCTACATCATATATTGAAACTAAAAGAAGAGCATGGaggttgtgtgtgtgatggcgATGGCAATATAgcagattaatttatttctggCTTAGAAGTGGACAAAAAGAAACTTCTACTTCCGGCTTCCAGGAGATGTTTTGTTCAAGCATTGCTTAAGGAAGTTCAGCacataatagttttatttttttattatttgttttttttttagaaaagataCATTTGCAGCATTCAACAGTAAAAAGGTGAAATACGGGTGCTGTTGCATATGTGGGAACCAGAAATTGACATAAAGACACAGGCTTTTTTAATCACCATCTggcattaaatcagactaaccTTTTATTGTGTTAAATCACTTagtaaaaccaaaattatttatatttgctaaatgcaaGAACAACAgtagattttgttgttttattttatattgctttctttatatttgtttacatacatttcTGCAGAATTTGGT containing:
- the LOC114138537 gene encoding inhibitor of nuclear factor kappa-B kinase subunit alpha-like — encoded protein: MERPALKKSPTCINWTNKERLGTGGFGHVYLYQHNETGEKIAVKLCRLDLNVKNKERWSREIQIMRKLNHVNIVQAREVPEDVTSIALNDLPLLAMEYCAKGDLRKVLNKPENCCGLKESEVLSLLSDIGSGIQYLHENKIIHRDLKPENIVLQEIGGKLVHKIIDLGYAKDLDQGSLCTSFVGTLQYLAPELFESKPYTVTVDYWSFGTVIFECICGFRPFLHNMQPVQWINKVKNKGLKDIMAVEDMNGEIRFSAHLSYPNNLSKPLLEPIECLLQMLLLWDPAFRGGGLDPKTNKPRCFTLLDKILNMKVMHVLDMTSAQLHSMVLGVEESFLCLQRRLEAQTQAHISPESQELLLETGNSLDPRWAPMQCLPDGLRGWDASIVFLFDKSLTKYSGPLTARPLPDSVNFIVRETKTQLPLSPLRKVWGEALSYICGLKEDYLQLYQGQRAAMLSLLRYNSTLTQYKHRLFSYSQQLHAKLAIFKTSIQQDLEQYTKQSNSGISSEKMQRAWQENEQKADGFTQVANVSGLDEEILALHSEIVELQRSPFARRQGDVMEKFEEKAVELYKQLKTKCKSNDPPHGYSDSSDMVRTILQTVQNQDRALKDLYTHLSAILMCKQRIVDLFPKLEKAVVNIKAAETEVMQMQTKRQKEFWFLLKIACAQSNSQLSSLKQKQPSDGETVQQLLDENQRYLNHLTSLMQDATQELNQSVMDQDWSWVEFGANKVDSQ